Proteins from a genomic interval of Colias croceus chromosome 2, ilColCroc2.1:
- the LOC123705697 gene encoding histone-lysine N-methyltransferase SETMAR, which translates to MIDNYSHVDPKIFYISESIPGPREDSKEYSNLINNYNSQITQSCDCVKICPQECDCILLSKIHYSTIQTSKASKIYENNEIENLGNSYILECNDTCTCTEECSNRTVQKGPIKNLKIKLCSSEAKGYGLFTKSYIPKGIFICEYAGEIITKSEADRRQSSNASGQKMNYIFCLNEVVENQKMQTFIDPSEFGNIGRYINHSCSPNSVVLPVRVNCPIPKLAIFSCCDISPEEEITFHYGVDSLTCSTQNTLNDRKLCLCQSPQCSGLIPFNTYC; encoded by the coding sequence ATGATTGATAATTACAGTCATGTTGaccctaaaatattttatatatctgaAAGCATACCGGGACCACGAGAAGATAGTAAAGAATattctaatttaataaataattataattctcaAATCACACAAAGCTGTGATTGTGTTAAAATATGTCCCCAAGAATGTGATTGTATACTTTTAAGTAAAATACATTACAGCACCATCCAAACATCAAAAGCTAGTAAAATTTATGAGaacaatgaaattgaaaacCTGGGAAATAGCTACATACTAGAATGCAATGATACCTGCACTTGCACTGAAGAGTGTTCTAATCGAACTGTCCAAAAAGGTCCAatcaaaaatcttaaaataaagcTTTGTAGCAGTGAAGCAAAAGGATATGGCCTTTTCACTAAATCCTATATACCAAaaggaatttttatttgtgaatatgCTGGAGAAATTATAACTAAAAGTGAAGCTGATAGGAGACAATCTTCCAACGCCTCAGGACAGAAAAtgaattacattttttgtttaaatgaagttgtagaaaaccaaaaaatgcAAACATTTATAGATCCAAGTGAATTTGGTAATATAGGCCGATACATAAATCATAGTTGTTCACCAAATTCTGTGGTGTTGCCTGTGCGTGTTAACTGTCCTATTCCAAAATTGGCAATTTTTAGTTGTTGTGATATATCACCTGAAGAAGAAATCACTTTTCACTATGGCGTGGACAGTTTAACTTGTTCCACACAAAACACATTGAATGAtagaaaattatgtttatgcCAGAGCCCCCAATGCAGTGGTTTAATTCCTTTCAATACATATTGTTAA